One genomic segment of Helianthus annuus cultivar XRQ/B chromosome 14, HanXRQr2.0-SUNRISE, whole genome shotgun sequence includes these proteins:
- the LOC110907976 gene encoding uncharacterized protein LOC110907976 has protein sequence MSMLLPNHPLSSSGSSIKKHDQAFTKLSFGQSHIGNVKLVTSKQTLSVKAGYSDDGRSNNGGAFIGGFVLGGLLIGTLGCIYAPQISKALAGTDKKELLKKLPNFIYDEEKALEKTRQKLAQKIAELNSAIDDVSSQLKTDDDANGVVPDETEALA, from the exons ATGTCCATGCTTTTACCCAACCACCCACTTTCATCATCTG GTTCCTCTATAAAGAAACATGATCAGGCTTTCACCAAATTATCGTTCGGGCAAAGTCACATAGGCAATGTGAAACTGGTCACATCCAAACAGACACTCTCTGTCAAAGCAGGATACAG TGATGACGGAAGATCAAACAATGGGGGTGCCTTCATTGGTGGCTTTGTTCTAGGGGGGTTGCTTATTGGCACACTTGGTTGCATCTACGCCCCTCAG ATAAGCAAAGCGCTAGCTGGAACTGACAAAAAGGAGTTGCTTAAGAAGCTGCCTAATTTCATTTACGATGAAGAAAAAGCTTTGGAG AAAACGCGTCAAAAGTTGGCGCAGAAGATAGCAGAGCTGAACTCTGCTATAGATGATGTATCATCTCAGTTGAAAACAGATGACGATGCTAACGGTGTTGTTCCTGATGAAACCGAAGCTCTTGCCTAA